The Paenibacillus sp. G2S3 region GATTAGATCATTCCATTCTTGGTTTACCACTTGTTTCATTCTCAGAATATGTCTATTACCATCCAAGTATCTTTCAAGAGGTCGGCGTAGAGATTCCGCAAACGATAGATGAATTTATGGATGTGATGATGAAGATCAAAGCGCATGGTAAATATATTCCGATTGCGATTGGCGGGAAAGAGAATTGGACGTTCTATCCTTTCACTGAGTTTGGGCCGCCTCTACTGTCCAAGGATGAGAATTATTTATCTTCAATCGCGCAGACGAAACGCCCTTTCGGAAAAGGTTCTCCCTTCGAGAAGGCAGCAGTGATGATTAAGAAAATAGCAGAGAATGAACTAGCAGGGCCCGATGCACTCAACATTGGTGTGGATCAGGCAACGCAGCTGTTTCAAAATAATGAAGCGGCCATGCTTGCACTCGGCCAGTGGTACCTTAGAGATCATTTATCCAAAATGAAAGATGATATAGATTTAGATGCTTTCACCTTGCCCTGGAGAGAGACAACATCAGAGCGTTTGCAGGCAATCACTATGCCGGATCAATATATGGCCATCAATAAAAATTCAAAGAATACGGAAGAAGTTAAAGCATTCTTGGAATGGGTATTTAGCCGGGAAGTTTACCAAGTGTATATTAATTATTCGCAAAATTCATCGACAGTGAACAATATCGAATCATTCCTGCCATTCTTCAACAATGTTCAAGAGAAGCACCCCTTTGAGCCGTTTATGTACCTTGGGATTGATGAGAAGTTTGAAAAAGTAAAAAATGCTATACAGTTTGATGAAAAGAAGGCTGCACAAGAAATTTTTTCAGGGGCTGAGGTGTCCGATATTCAAGGGAAATTGAATGATGATTGGGAGATAGCGGTTGAAGCTTTGAAGTAATCCTATAGATCAATTATGGAGGGATTTATGATGAAATTTAAAGCTCTCATTGTTGATGATGAACCATTAGCTAGGTTAGCCCTTCGGGAATATATATCCATTGCTTCGACTGATTTTGAGATTGCAGGGGAAGCAGGAGATGGCAAGGAGGCCTTAAGCATGCTGAAAATCCATCAGGATGTGGATCTAGTTCTGGCGGATATTCAAATGCCAAATATGAATGGAGTAGAGCTTCTCGAAGCACTGAATAACACTACTTTTTCGAATCAACCGCTAACCATCATGCTCAGCGCATACGGAGATTATTCTTTTGTAAGAGATTCCTTTGTGCTCGGCGCCTTTGATTACATTGTTAAAGCCAAGTTAGATGAAACTTATATTGCACCGGTTCTGACTAAAACCGTGGATGAATTGAAGCGACGTCAGAGCTCCTCAAGGTCAGTATCAACCTTAGAGGACGCAGAAGCATCGATCTGTTCTGTTCTGCACCGGCTCTGCCTAACAGATTCCTTAGAAGTGACGGATGATGAATTAGCGCCTTCGTTAGAGCTTGTTCGAAAGCATATGGGGGAGAAAAATCTGGAGGTTGCGCTTATTCGACTATCGGATACCGTTCAATTTGAAGATTCACACCGTATGATTATGCAGACGATACGAACGGTAACGAATCGAAGTAGAAGTGAAGGGATCTGCAAAGTATGCAGATATGATGACAGACATTATGTTTTGTTCTTCTCTTTTCCAGAGCAATGCAGCATTATTGCCGTTCGTAGATTGACAGACATTATCTTGTCTGAAGTGAGCATGAGATTAAAGCAATTCATTAATTTGAAGCTATCTATGGGCATCAGTGACATTGTAGATGGTCTTCACCAGTGGAACCGTTTATTCCGCCAAGCTGAACGATTAGCAGGTTTGAGCTTTTACCAAGGGTACAATCGATTATATTATCCGGAAGCTGAAAGGCATCCATCTATTAAAGAAAGTGATTGGAAAGAAGCGTGGTACTTGGGTAGAACCGAAATGCTGAAGTCATTAAGTGATCCGGATTCAACGAAATGGCAGGAGGTATATGAACAATGCTGTAGCTTGTTGATTCAGCGCTACCCTTGTTCACCTGAGCTTATCAAATCAGATGTAGTCGATATGACCTGGGAGGCAAGCGCATTAATTTATCAAAAAGGCGTTTCTTGGGAAAAGCTTCATGATAAGCTGCCTTATCCCATCACGGATCATATATATAAGCAGGAAACCTGGGAGAATACGGTGCATTGGTGCCGACTGTTCTTGGAACATCTGCATCAAAAGCTGCATCCGAAAGACCAACCTAAGGAATGCTTTCTCAGCCCTGTTGTTGCTAAAACGAAAGAGCTATTAGAGAAAAACTTTAACGAAGATGTGCATTTATCGAATATTAGTCAGATTGTCGGTGTAAGCGAGAGCTATTTAAGTAAACAATTTTCTAAAGAAATAGGTGTTAATTTCATTCAGTTTCTGACGAATCTGCGAATCGAGAAGGCTAAAAAGGCGCTGGAGAGCGGAATGAAAATATATGAGGTTTCTGAGCAAGTAGGGTACGTTAATCCAGAACATTTCAGTCGTATTTTCAAAAAAATCACAGGAATTAGCCCCTTAGCTTATCGCAGAGAGAAAGAATAACAAAAATAATCAATTTTGAACAAAATAAATCATGTGTATCCGTTTTCAAAATCCATATGATAGGGGGGAGTAAAAATTCACGGGTGAAGGGATGTTCTTATGAGACGCAAACGGTTCACATTCGCACTAATCTGTACGTTATGTTCTTCCATGTGGTTGAGTACAGTCCATGCTGAAAAAGTCTCTGATTTCGAGATGCAGACATCAGCTACTGAATCTGCTAATTCTACGTTCACCGTTACATTAAAGGGGAAAGATATTCAAGACTTATATGCATATGAAGCTAAATTTAATTTTGACCCGAAAGTGCTTGAGATTGTAAAAGCAGAAACGAAGATCAAAGGCTTTTCAGTATCTCCGATCGTTAAAAACAATGAAATTACGATAGCCCATACTAAGATTGGTAATGTGAATGGTGAAAAGGGTAATTTGGACATTGCCACGATTACCTTTAAAGCTAAAAGGGCTGGTACAACTGCAGTAAAATGGACCGCATTAAAAGTTCTTGATCGTAATCTGAAAGATCAGGAATTCACCCCGAATCAATCCTCAACATTCACCAAGATTTTCAGCGATATCGTCTCACATTGGGCGAAGCAAGATATCATGGAAATGGTCACTAAAGGAATTGTTGAAGGCATGGATGCCGACAGCTTTGCCCCTAATAATAACATCACTCGCGCACAATTCGCAGCTCTTATAGCCAGGGCATTAGATCTTACAGAAGGTTCTGGAAGTAATCCGTTTACGGATGTGAAATCAGGGGTTTGGTACGAAGATACGGTAAAGAAAGCTTATGCAGCCGGAATTATTAGTGGTTTGTCGAAGACGAAGTTTGCCCCGGAAAAAAGCATTACCCGTGAGGAAATGACGACGATGCTGATGCGTGCGAAAGCTTATGCTTCCGGCGTAAAGGTCGATAGTATGGCCTCAGATTCCACTACTGCGTTTAAAGATGATAGTAAAATAAGCCCATGGGCTAAAGCGTCGGTGGGGTTTGCCTTGAAATCAGGATTAATGAAAGGTAGAACTCAGACTACTTTTGCACCCAAAGAATCTGCCACAAGAGCCGAGTCAGCCGTTGTTATCAAGCGATTGTTAAATTCCAAGTAATACAAAAAAACAAATAATGACGTACCTTCTTATGGAAGGAGGGCTCATTATGTCCTTTTGATGTAAAAAACATACATTTAAAGGAGATATATGAATTGATAATGTTCATTCTACTTATATTTAAGTGAAAAGAGGTCGTAGAGATGAGAAAACCTTACAAAGCGTTTAGCTTGTTATTGACGTTGTTGCTAGGGGTACAGCTTGGCTTGCCATCGGCAGCCGTATTCGCGGCTCAAGAATCGGACGTGTATTTCAGAGATTACAATGATGGCAACATCAGCGGATGGGCTGCAGCTAAGGGGACCACTACTTTTTCGGCGGATCAAGGTGCTGTTAAGGCGGTTACACAAGGGGTTGTTATTTTAGCAGACCAAGATTCTCCTCAGGTTGCCAATGCTGAATATGAAGTGAAGTTAAAATTTAGTCAGCCTGCTACACGATTTGGACTGGTCTACCGATTCGTCGATAGCAATAACTACAATGTTATTCAATATGATGCGGGTTCTTGGGGCTGGGATGCAATGAAAGGAGGGACGGAATCGTATGGAAATATTACGGCTCCTAGTTTTACCTTTGCTGCTGACCAACAGTATACCCTTAAATTACGATATGAGAAAGGTAGCGTAACTTTATCGATCGATGGCAATAACGTGCTTACGACGAGTCTTCCCTCATTATCGACAAGTGCAGGGAAGATTGGACTTCGCAGCTGGTTTAATAACAAGACCCTATGGATTGACGATGTGAAGGTAACTCCAATTGTATCCACTGATCCAGTACCGAGACCGATTACGATTACAGAAACTTTAAGCTCGGATACGATGAAGGTTGAAATCGATAAAGAGTTCCCACGGGTTAAACAATACACATGGTTAGATAGCGGCGCGGAAATGTATGGACAATTAAATGGATTTAATGAAATAAAAATCAATGAGAAGTCCTATTTCGTTGTCGCTTCTGATTTTAGTAAAAAAGCAGCAGATGCCACTCATGGTGAGACTGCAGCCTACACGCTTCAGATTCCAGAAATTAAAGTGAACCTCAAAGTTGAGATGGAGGTTCAGGATAACATTCTTCAGTTCAAAGTGGCCAGCATTGAAGAGAATGGTACTGAAAAAGTAAAAACGATCGAATTCCCTGATCATGACCTTGTCTCTGTAATTGGAACCCAGCCTACAGCGCAGGAAACGGCTGTACGGATAACTGGGGGCTGGAACATTGTACAGGACGAATTTAACGATCTTAAGACGGGAGTAGCAGACGTGAGTGGGGGTCGTGCATATGCATTCGTTAACTCCGACGTCTTAGCTGCGAGTGTAATCACCAATGTAGTAAATGGTTTTGATAAGGTACGTATTAAGGTAGGCGATGATACAGCACTCCATACGAAGAAAGCAGCGTTATCAGGAGGATCATGGGTTTATCGTGGAAGTACTGTGCTTGATCCTGAGCCACTGCCTTGGGCTAAGGTTGTACTGACTCCAGATGCGAATGGAGACAAAGTTGTTGACTGGCAAGATGGAGCCATTGTATATCGTCAGAATACGGATGCTCCAACGGGCAGTGAAATGATAAGGGACAATATCTCCTATATCAGTATGAACATTGGATCTACTACAACTTCTCCGTTCTTGCGTGCTTTTGATAATGCGAAGAAAATTTCTAATCTCACGGATGGCTTTGGACAACTGATTTTATTCAAAGGATATCAAGCGGAAGGTCACGATGACTCTCACCCAGATTACGGCGGTCATATCGGTATTCGTCAGGGTGGAGCGAAGGATTTTAATTATGTTTTGAGTGAAGGCAAGAAATACAATATCCGTGGCGGTGTACACATTAACGCAACAGAATACGCGCTGGATGCTTTCGGCACCAAAATGGAAAATATGAATCAGCCATTGAGTAAAGGCTGGGGCTGGCTGGATCAGACATTCTATGTAAACAAAACCAAAGACGTGGAATCCGGCGAATTAAAAAGACGTCTGGATATGCTGAAAAGCGATACAGGTGACAACCTTTCCTTTGTATATGTAGATGTATATGATGGTGCCGATTACAATGCGAAGAAACTCGCAGATTATATCAATGGTAACGGCTGGATGCTCGGTACAGAATTTGCAGGACCTCTGTTTGAGCAGGCAGCTTGGGTTCACTGGGGAACAGATCCGGGGTACCCGAACCAAGGTGACGACAGCAAGGTTACCCGTTTCCTACGGAATCAATCGCTGGATGGCTTCTTAACAACCCCTTTACTGAAAGGGAATAAGCAGGTAGGCGTGGGTTATTGGCAGAACAGTGCTCCATTCTACAGCTATCAATCAACTAGTGCGGCATTCTTCAATCACAATCTACCAACAAAATATATGCAGCATTTCCCGATCATCAAGATGACCGATAACCGCATCGACTTTGAAGAGAAGGTTGTAGTTGAACGTAAGCAGGATGGTAAGATCCATTTAAGCAAGGATGGTCGTGAAATCGCTATCATGACAGATAGCAGCAACATCAGTGACAGTACGGTCTTTATTCCATGGAGCCCTGAGACAGAAGATAAAATCTATCACTGGAATCCAGCAGGTGGTCAAACGACTTGGAGTCTTCCAGAATCATGGAGCAACGTAACGACTGCACAGTTATATAAGCTGACAGATTTGGGACGTGAGCATGTTGGCAGTGTAGAAGTAACTGGAGGTAAAGTCACACTTACAGCGCAGCCGGGGATTGGTTATGCCCTGTATAAGACAACAGCTGTTGAAGAGCCGGAAATGGTATGGGGCGAAGGGAGTTCGGTTAAGGATCCGGGTTTTGATAGCCAAACGTTCGGCAGCTGGAAGAAATCCTCCACAGCTGCAAGCGATGATCACATTAAATTCGTGAAGAACAGTAACGCTGATGACCAGCTTCAAGTGAAGGGTCCTGGTGATGCAGTAATTCAGCAGGAGATTACCGGTCTTACACCTGGCAAAACGTATTCTGCATCGGTATGGGTGAAAGTGGATGGGAAACGCACCGTGGAAATCGGTGTGAAGCAAGGGGCTGACAAGGTTGTAAATACGCTGGATAACACGGAGCATGGCTTTCTAGCTCAGCAGCACAAATATGTGAGCACGAATTTCCAACGGATTAAGGTTACCTTTGATGCGGTTAGTGAGACGGCCAATCTCTATATGAAGGTAGAAGATGGAAATTCGACGGTAACCTTTGATGATGTAAGAGTATGGGAGAATCCAACCAAAACCGACGTTGGTAATTCTGTATTATTCGAGGATTTCGAGAACGTTGATGAGGGTTGGGGCCCCTTTGTTTATTCTAAAATAGGTCCAGTTCGTACGCATTTAGTTGAAAAAGGTGATAACCAGATCATGAATTATGTTCTGGATGGTAATTGGTCGCTTAAAACGAATGAAGAAGCAACAGGTGAATGGCTGCGTACATTGCCTCACACGCTCCGAATGAAGGAGGATAACCGCTACCATCTGACGATGGACTACAACTCGGATGAGACGGATATGTACACAGTGGCTATTCGAGTGAAGGAGAATGGGGTAGTTCGTGATCTG contains the following coding sequences:
- a CDS encoding extracellular solute-binding protein, with product MNQDQPIKIKFGMWEAKTDIKFWTEKVRDYSKIKPNVTVEVETIPDNSGQYLKVRLAANDLPDIFYLKPDDLITYKAVLLPLDGLTAAKNNKYPARLDHSILGLPLVSFSEYVYYHPSIFQEVGVEIPQTIDEFMDVMMKIKAHGKYIPIAIGGKENWTFYPFTEFGPPLLSKDENYLSSIAQTKRPFGKGSPFEKAAVMIKKIAENELAGPDALNIGVDQATQLFQNNEAAMLALGQWYLRDHLSKMKDDIDLDAFTLPWRETTSERLQAITMPDQYMAINKNSKNTEEVKAFLEWVFSREVYQVYINYSQNSSTVNNIESFLPFFNNVQEKHPFEPFMYLGIDEKFEKVKNAIQFDEKKAAQEIFSGAEVSDIQGKLNDDWEIAVEALK
- a CDS encoding helix-turn-helix domain-containing protein codes for the protein MMKFKALIVDDEPLARLALREYISIASTDFEIAGEAGDGKEALSMLKIHQDVDLVLADIQMPNMNGVELLEALNNTTFSNQPLTIMLSAYGDYSFVRDSFVLGAFDYIVKAKLDETYIAPVLTKTVDELKRRQSSSRSVSTLEDAEASICSVLHRLCLTDSLEVTDDELAPSLELVRKHMGEKNLEVALIRLSDTVQFEDSHRMIMQTIRTVTNRSRSEGICKVCRYDDRHYVLFFSFPEQCSIIAVRRLTDIILSEVSMRLKQFINLKLSMGISDIVDGLHQWNRLFRQAERLAGLSFYQGYNRLYYPEAERHPSIKESDWKEAWYLGRTEMLKSLSDPDSTKWQEVYEQCCSLLIQRYPCSPELIKSDVVDMTWEASALIYQKGVSWEKLHDKLPYPITDHIYKQETWENTVHWCRLFLEHLHQKLHPKDQPKECFLSPVVAKTKELLEKNFNEDVHLSNISQIVGVSESYLSKQFSKEIGVNFIQFLTNLRIEKAKKALESGMKIYEVSEQVGYVNPEHFSRIFKKITGISPLAYRREKE
- a CDS encoding S-layer homology domain-containing protein; amino-acid sequence: MRRKRFTFALICTLCSSMWLSTVHAEKVSDFEMQTSATESANSTFTVTLKGKDIQDLYAYEAKFNFDPKVLEIVKAETKIKGFSVSPIVKNNEITIAHTKIGNVNGEKGNLDIATITFKAKRAGTTAVKWTALKVLDRNLKDQEFTPNQSSTFTKIFSDIVSHWAKQDIMEMVTKGIVEGMDADSFAPNNNITRAQFAALIARALDLTEGSGSNPFTDVKSGVWYEDTVKKAYAAGIISGLSKTKFAPEKSITREEMTTMLMRAKAYASGVKVDSMASDSTTAFKDDSKISPWAKASVGFALKSGLMKGRTQTTFAPKESATRAESAVVIKRLLNSK
- a CDS encoding endo-alpha-N-acetylgalactosaminidase family protein, giving the protein MRKPYKAFSLLLTLLLGVQLGLPSAAVFAAQESDVYFRDYNDGNISGWAAAKGTTTFSADQGAVKAVTQGVVILADQDSPQVANAEYEVKLKFSQPATRFGLVYRFVDSNNYNVIQYDAGSWGWDAMKGGTESYGNITAPSFTFAADQQYTLKLRYEKGSVTLSIDGNNVLTTSLPSLSTSAGKIGLRSWFNNKTLWIDDVKVTPIVSTDPVPRPITITETLSSDTMKVEIDKEFPRVKQYTWLDSGAEMYGQLNGFNEIKINEKSYFVVASDFSKKAADATHGETAAYTLQIPEIKVNLKVEMEVQDNILQFKVASIEENGTEKVKTIEFPDHDLVSVIGTQPTAQETAVRITGGWNIVQDEFNDLKTGVADVSGGRAYAFVNSDVLAASVITNVVNGFDKVRIKVGDDTALHTKKAALSGGSWVYRGSTVLDPEPLPWAKVVLTPDANGDKVVDWQDGAIVYRQNTDAPTGSEMIRDNISYISMNIGSTTTSPFLRAFDNAKKISNLTDGFGQLILFKGYQAEGHDDSHPDYGGHIGIRQGGAKDFNYVLSEGKKYNIRGGVHINATEYALDAFGTKMENMNQPLSKGWGWLDQTFYVNKTKDVESGELKRRLDMLKSDTGDNLSFVYVDVYDGADYNAKKLADYINGNGWMLGTEFAGPLFEQAAWVHWGTDPGYPNQGDDSKVTRFLRNQSLDGFLTTPLLKGNKQVGVGYWQNSAPFYSYQSTSAAFFNHNLPTKYMQHFPIIKMTDNRIDFEEKVVVERKQDGKIHLSKDGREIAIMTDSSNISDSTVFIPWSPETEDKIYHWNPAGGQTTWSLPESWSNVTTAQLYKLTDLGREHVGSVEVTGGKVTLTAQPGIGYALYKTTAVEEPEMVWGEGSSVKDPGFDSQTFGSWKKSSTAASDDHIKFVKNSNADDQLQVKGPGDAVIQQEITGLTPGKTYSASVWVKVDGKRTVEIGVKQGADKVVNTLDNTEHGFLAQQHKYVSTNFQRIKVTFDAVSETANLYMKVEDGNSTVTFDDVRVWENPTKTDVGNSVLFEDFENVDEGWGPFVYSKIGPVRTHLVEKGDNQIMNYVLDGNWSLKTNEEATGEWLRTLPHTLRMKEDNRYHLTMDYNSDETDMYTVAIRVKENGVVRDLVSENLKEGRSTLDLSFTTEGVKDAYLAIIKNKLNSQKELTGTLVVDNIRVDDEGAIVPEEGVLVSTITLTPNKMDLNKGESSSISALVKPANAHDRTLLWTSDHPEIVSVDQAGKVTALQAGTAVITATAKDGSKKSATSTINVYMPNTQIPQSQMTATASSFQPGGEASLALDGDMSTIWHTKWSPAHLPESITLDLGGKYNINQFNYSPRVTGTNGTITSYNLYTSVDGTNFTKIADGSWPLDQTTKIVRFTAVEATHLRLEAIEGVGTFASAAELNVFKTEDEAEAVKVTGVAMDKERLEIKVGSTGELNAVIEPLNASNKKVLWSSSDEAVATVEQQEGHALVKGLKVGETVITATTMDGGFSATSRVIVTETDGELKSSSTLTAPSQVQPGEVFKVQYGLRNLSDKIFAQDIALEYAADVMEFVEARSLISGVSVIDSINSTPGKLRFIVASEGVANGISNRADVLELTFKAKEVNQTVNGAIAVKSAIISDDQGKEISAAISSVNVEIGKKGTQGDINGDGKITIGDLAMVAAQYGKTTASPDWEKAKKADINGDGKVGLEDLVIIARKIVE